One window of Magallana gigas chromosome 2, xbMagGiga1.1, whole genome shotgun sequence genomic DNA carries:
- the LOC105331312 gene encoding putative RNA polymerase II subunit B1 CTD phosphatase RPAP2, which yields MDKHLLEAKIRYQVACEEKAHHLVLQLMEPGITEDELVNAGLYLTPNHYQDITEERAISRICGYPVCVNQITKSLNQKYHISTKTNRVYDITDRKNFCSNECYKASVYYQKQISTSPLWSRKEEKPTPIDLLPKEMNRGAMGKEVINQQTEMYREAKRLREEEKKDQSRKEKTKEKESGTAETEGKERNMVKGDKNFDDLDLDVQNLNLQEEQNGEMCLHEKNKERNSVEKAKKNTTRRKHEPTVTSSVTSTSDDKQRDKIDRLMALLDKRKHLLGKLVQDERTVTEAPSKPEKEFGDEDTAGECDQPRSQIEAHSEYEENVIIQYPISKVTEVSETKFTPPVCVPEVSKKRKSREKLSNVEMTYLRMVCEILKEWITPETVRFVRIQSEEEEEGPSTSRTEMEAKMRDLCRRVDHQEAALDDLIGEEDTLEDQLPLRSPAPNYESLKKDTREFTRRVQDFFAAGKVIKEKEPDTQGPVYLPSVDTYDQMLIRRRIVIEQLNKVIPDLLSPLKLTIQDMFAEMKELVMTFRLTSSNIVFKPVEWSLVGMILLKLLSRRNLHVSCAFLNPSAVQYFSVFLGGIQETMHNVDLYVTGLLQQHNK from the exons ATGGATAAACATTTGCTTGAAGCCAAAATTCGATACCAAGTGGCGTGTGAAGAGAAGGCCCACCATCTTGTCCTACAGCTAATGGAGCCAGGGATAACCGAGGACGAGCTGGTTAATGCT GGTCTTTATTTAACTCCTAATCACTACCAAGATATAACAGAGGAAAGAGCAATAAGCAGGATATGTGGCTACCCTGTATGTGTGAACCAAATTACGAAG tcaTTAAATCAAAAGTATCATATTTCTACAAAAACCAACAGAGTATATGACATAACAGATAggaag AATTTTTGCAGCAATGAGTGTTATAAGGCCTCAGTTTATTACCAAAAACAAATTTCCACTTCACCTTTGTGGTCAAGGAAAGAGGAAAAGCCCACACCAATTGACCTGCTTCCCAAGGAGATGAACAG AGGTGCTATGGGAAAAGAAGTCATCAACCAACAAACAGAAATGTACAGAGAAGCAAAACGTTTGAGAGAAGAAGAGAAAAAAGACCAGAGTCGAAAAGAaaagacaaaagaaaaagaaagtggTACTGCTGAAACAGAAGGGAAGGAAAGAAATATGGTGAAAGGAGATAAGAACTTTGATGACTTAGATTTGGATGTCCAAAACCTCAATTTACAGGAAGAACAAAATGGTGAAATGTGTCTCCATGAGAAAAATAAGGAAAGAAACTCAGtagaaaaagcaaagaaaaatacTACCAGAAGAAAACATGAACCAACCGTGACATCCTCTGTGACATCCACCTCAGATGATAAGCAAAGGGATAAGATAGACAGACTGATGGCTCTGCTAGACAAGAGGAAACATCTGTTAGGTAAATTAGTTCAGGATGAAAGGACTGTTACAGAAGCTCCTTCTAAACCAGAAAAAGAATTCGGTGATGAGGACACTGCTGGGGAATGTGATCAGCCTCGCTCTCAAATTGAAGCTCATAGTGAATATGAAGAAAATGTGATTATCCAATATCCAATATCCAAAGTTACAGAAGTAAGTGAAACAAAATTCACACCACCTGTATGTGTTCCAGAAGTGTCAAAGAAGAGAAAATCAAGAGAGAAACTCTCCAATGTTGAGATGACTTACTTGAGAATGGTGTGTGAGATTTTGAAGGAATGGATAACTCCAGAGACTGTGAGGTTTGTGAGGATCCAAagtgaggaggaggaggagggaCCCAGCACCTCGAGGACAGAGATGGAGGCCAAGATGAGGGATCTCTGTAGACGAGTAGACCACCAAGAGGCTGCTCTTGATGACCTTATAG GGGAGGAAGATACTTTGGAGGACCAGCTGCCCCTGAGGTCACCAGCACCAAACTATGAGTCCCTGAAGAAGGACACACGAGAGTTTACCCGAAGAGTCCAAGACTTCTTTGCTGCCGGGAAGGTCATTAAAGAGAAG GAGCCGGACACCCAGGGCCCAGTCTACCTGCCCTCCGTGGACACCTACGACCAGATGCTGATTAGGCGGAGGATCGTGATAGAGCAGCTCAACAAAGT AATACCTGATCTCCTGTCTCCACTAAAGCTAACTATACAGGACATGTTTGCAGAGATGAAGGAACTGGTGATGACATTCCG ATTGACCAGCAGTAACATTGTATTTAAACCTGTGGAGTGGTCCCTGGTGGGAATGATTCTCCTCAAACT ATTGTCACGGAGGAACCTGCACGTGTCCTGCGCCTTTCTGAACCCCTCGGCTGTCCAGTATTTCTCCGTCTTCCTGGGTGGTATTCAGGAGACTATGCATAATGTAGACTTGTATGTGACTGGTCTGCTTCAACAACACAATAAATGA